The genomic interval TGACAACCCCGACTCCGACCCTGAGGACTGGGCGTCGGCCGACTGATTTCGAGGGAAGTACTGGGGGTTCGGCTTCCGGTGCAGGCCCGGTATTTCACCTCCGGCAGCCGTCGCGCTGCTGACGAATTGGTCTCGGGCCGCTCAGGATTCGCCGCGCTCTATCTGGGCCTGGATGCCGTCGAGTAAGTAGTCCAAACTTCGGGTGAACGCGCCATCCCAGTCCTCGTCGAGCATGTAGCCGTGCGCGGCGAGCGTGGGGTAGCGGTCGCTGTGCGTGGTGAGGTGCTGGTGCGCCTGTGCCTGTTCCTCGGCGGGCATGAGCCACCCGGCACGCGTCACCGACGCGCCCATGACAAGGTTGTACAACCCCCAGGTCGCCGCGGCCAGACGGGAATCGGTCAGTCCGGCGCGAAGCAGTGCGGATTGCAGAAACTCCATGTGCGCCAGGATGTTCGGGCCGATCATGGGGCGCCCCACCAGGGTTGCCGACCATCGGTGCCGCAACATCACCGTGCGCCATCCAGTGAGCATGGCGGTGATTTCGCGACGCCAATCGCCGGTGTCCTCGGGGCGAGCAATTTCCCCGTAGATGGCGTCGAGGCATAGATCGAGAACATCGTCTTTGGTGTCGACATGCCAGTAAAGAGTTGTCGAGCCGTGTCCTAGGCGTTCGGCAAGCCGGCGCATGGTCAGTCGTTCGATGCCTTCGCTGTCGAGCAGTGCGAGCGCTTCCTCGACGATCCGGGTCCGGTTGAGCGTCGGTTCGTCTCGTGGAGTGCGGGCGGGCTTGAGCCAGACATTGCGGCCCCCCGTTTTCGGGCCCGACTTCCCCTGGGTTGTGATCTGTGTCTCAGTTCGACCCGCTTTCATGCCGTCATCCTAGTACGTTGATCAGGTACTAGACCAACGTTCTAGAGATAGATCAACGTTCGAGAGGCGGCTATGAAATCCAGAGCAGAACCCGGCGATCGAGGACGGGTCGGTCGCCGCGGGTGGTCGCTGGCGGTGATCGCGACAGCGCAACTGATGGTGGTGCTGGACGCGACGATCGTGAATATCGCGCTGCCGTCGGTGCAGGCCGAACTGGGTTTGTCCGACGCGAACCGGCAGTGGGTAATTACCGCGTACGTGCTGGCATTCGGTGGTCTCCTGCTCTTCGGTGGACGCATCAGCGGATCGATCGGGCACCGGCGCGCTTTCGTCATCGGGTTGATTGGGTTCGCGGTCGCCTCGGTAG from Nocardia goodfellowii carries:
- a CDS encoding TetR/AcrR family transcriptional regulator, producing the protein MKAGRTETQITTQGKSGPKTGGRNVWLKPARTPRDEPTLNRTRIVEEALALLDSEGIERLTMRRLAERLGHGSTTLYWHVDTKDDVLDLCLDAIYGEIARPEDTGDWRREITAMLTGWRTVMLRHRWSATLVGRPMIGPNILAHMEFLQSALLRAGLTDSRLAAATWGLYNLVMGASVTRAGWLMPAEEQAQAHQHLTTHSDRYPTLAAHGYMLDEDWDGAFTRSLDYLLDGIQAQIERGES